A genomic stretch from Primulina huaijiensis isolate GDHJ02 chromosome 14, ASM1229523v2, whole genome shotgun sequence includes:
- the LOC140957404 gene encoding transcription factor bHLH62-like: MSTHLSSSPSPLFATFCPLWCTLSFSFHKLLMMDTEYFINAGISSPQLLEFEAMTPMAWNALNSEAEQSLLTHSSSVDQYSHFELAFSSMLSSPSACNSGMSTDAFFLQELIGKLGGGTRNSGVFPPSGTIGMAGGGYCHDINNNTNDSCRSTALSSLPKKNFPILDQIHAPKLGYSVPLNPIPSFSTDPGFAERAAKFSCFGRWSFNGRTPPLAGINNAGLLPRASTPSMENGKLSRVSSSPSIKQDESHLKSQKLCQSMSETRAPINELVSDYNEKSTVSDQIPVAETGSKISNELNSRKKKPVTRGKSKDDGSILAKGFDGDDDADIKRSKSAERGKIENGSAKPEKETVVENEKQKTNQKPPEPPKDYIHVRARRGQATDSHSLAERVRREKISDRMKLLQDLVPGCNKVTGKALMLDEIINYVQSLQRQVEYLSMKLASVNPGLDCSMENGPKPMHPLDSSPPAFLNVHHQHNPTPNRQPSQNLSPVGFGFPEFGEGGLLSIFQMDQASDVKVER; this comes from the exons ATGAGCACCCATCTTTCTTCCTCCCCTTCTCCTTTGTTTGCCACTTTCTGTCCACTCTGGTGTACCCTTTCATTTTCCTTCCACAAACTATTGATGATGGATACGGAGTACTTCATAAATGCCGGGATCTCATCTCCGCAGCTGCTGGAATTCGAAGCCATGACACCAATGGCGTGGAATGCGCTGAATTCCGAGGCGGAGCAATCTTTGTTGACTCACAGTTCCTCTGTCGACCAATATTCGCATTTTGAGTTGGCTTTCAGCTCAATGTTGTCTTCTCCATCGGCGTGCAACTCTGGAATGTCAACCGACGCTTTCTTCCTCCAAGAATTGATCGGGAAACTGGGTGGCGGCACTCGGAACTCCGGCGTTTTCCCACCGTCTGGAACCATTGGCATGGCGGGGGGTGGTTATTGTCATGATATTAACAATAACACCAATGATTCTTGTCGCAGTACTGCTTTAAGTTCTCTCCCGAAGAAAAATTTCCCGATTCTTGATCAAATACACGCCCCCAAGTTGGGATATTCGGTGCCTCTGAATCCTATTCCTTCATTTTCCACTGATCCGGGGTTTGCTGAAAGAGCTGCCAAGTTTTCTTGCTTCGGCAGATGGAGTTTCAATGGGAGGACACCTCCACTTGCGGGGATAAACAATGCTGGATTGTTACCGAGAGCCAGTACTCCGTCGATGGAGAATGGAAAGCTATCCCGAGTTTCTAGCAGCCCTTCTATCAAGCAAGACGAGTCGCATCTCAAAAGCCAGAAATTGTGCCAATCCATGAGTGAAACCAGAGCGCCGATTAACGAATTGGTCTCGGATTATAACGAAAAATCTACTGTTTCTGATCAAATCCCAGTTGCAGAAACAGGTTCAAAAATCTCGAACGAgctgaattcaagaaaaaagaaaCCAGTAACCAGAGGCAAATCTAAAGATGATGGATCCATTTTAGCTAAG GGGTTCGATGGCGATGATGATGCAGATATCAAGCGTTCGAAATCCGCAGAAAGAGGCAAAATCGAAAATGGCAGTGCTAAACCAGAGAAGGAAACCGTCGTTGAAAATGAGAAACAAAAGACTAATCAAAAGCCACCTGAACCCCCAAAGGACTACATTCATGTCAGAGCAAGAAGGGGGCAAGCTACTGACAGCCACAGCTTAGCAGAAAGA GTCCGACGAGAGAAAATCAGCGACAGAATGAAACTTTTGCAGGATCTTGTACCAGGTTGTAACAAG GTGACTGGAAAAGCACTGATGCTTGACGAAATCATAAATTATGTACAATCATTGCAACGTCAGGTCGAG TACCTGTCGATGAAACTAGCCTCGGTAAATCCAGGCCTGGATTGTAGCATGGAAAACGGACCAAAACCAATGCACCCTTTGGATTCCTCTCCACCAGCTTTCTTGAATGTACATCACCAGCATAATCCGACTCCAAACAGGCAACCGAGTCAAAATTTAAGCCCAGTCGGGTTTGGT TTCCCGGAATTCGGGGAAGGTGGTCTGCTTAGCATTTTTCAGATGGATCAAGCGAGTGATGTGAAAGTTGAGCGGTGA
- the LOC140957372 gene encoding uncharacterized protein, with protein sequence MYTRMKGVTDPLDERVKARIVGRDGFDPGYVSSGSEHSGQDGDGVISPSLSNIFFGFNGDAGDSVPEAADQCCEDNGERDPSISDSNEVNVDLIEPILRDQRDLFQKVLLAHVMRGLQVFSCAKSSKQTVRRNVMAFLRNFGYNVAICKTKWDSSGGLTSGNHEFIDVIRPEQNMRYFIDLEFASEFEIARPTESYERLQKCLPAVFVGTSDTLKQILKVMSDAAKRSLKRRGLLLPPWRKHRFMQNKWLGTYRRTTNIFPASFSSTSPVNQCYSVKCRAVGFDAGVNGGGVLLPATAARTR encoded by the coding sequence ATGTACACTAGAATGAAGGGAGTAACTGACCCGTTGGATGAGAGGGTGAAGGCCAGAATCGTCGGCCGTGATGGCTTTGACCCGGGTTACGTAAGCAGCGGAAGTGAGCACAGCGGTCAGGACGGGGATGGCGTCATCTCGCCCAgtctctcaaatattttctttggcTTCAACGGTGACGCCGGAGATTCTGTTCCGGAGGCTGCTGATCAATGCTGTGAGGATAATGGCGAGCGTGATCCGTCGATCTCTGATTCGAATGAGGTGAATGTGGATTTGATTGAGCCGATCCTGCGGGATCAGAGAGATTTGTTTCAGAAAGTGCTTTTGGCTCATGTCATGAGAGGTCTGCAGGTGTTTTCATGCGCGAAATCTAGTAAACAGACCGTGCGGAGAAATGTGATGGCGTTTTTGAGAAATTTTGGTTATAACGTGGCGATTTGCAAGACCAAGTGGGACAGCTCCGGCGGACTCACTTCCGGGAACCATGAGTTCATCGACGTTATCCGGCCGGAACAGAACATGAGATACTTCATCGACTTGGAGTTCGCTTCGGAATTCGAGATCGCGAGACCTACGGAGTCTTACGAGCGTCTCCAGAAATGCTTGCCGGCGGTTTTTGTGGGAACCAGCGATACTTTAAAGCAAATTTTGAAGGTCATGAGCGACGCTGCTAAACGATCTCTGAAGCGCAGAGGCCTCCTCCTTCCACCGTGGAGGAAACACCGCTTCATGCAGAACAAATGGTTGGGTACCTACCGCCGGACAACAAATATCTTTCCGGCGTCGTTTTCTTCTACTTCTCCAGTGAATCAATGCTACTCGGTCAAGTGCCGCGCCGTCGGCTTTGACGCCGGTGTCAACGGCGGAGGTGTGCTGTTGCCCGCTACGGCCGCCCGTACCCGTTGA
- the LOC140957547 gene encoding U-box domain-containing protein 9-like isoform X1 has translation MAKSGVFERDPTTVAKAMELKKELQKLVKAIVDEDDVNLEAIDRARQMLCDLKELKLKKFVYLKLHYQRFDHGAVPEEFKCRLSKELMRDPVIIATGQTYDRPFIQKWLKSGNRTCPVTQQVLSHTILTPNHLIREMTAQWCKDHGFRLPDSVQYTNEEVLTEADRIHFVSLLEKMSFTVPEQKEAAKELRLLTKQMPSFRALFGESVDFIPQLLSPLSKSKFQTHFHLELQEDLITTLLNLSIHDNNKKLVAETPVVVPLLMDALRSGTIETRSNAAAALFTLSALDSNKELIGKSGALKPLIDLLNEGCSLAMRDTASAIFNLCIIHENKLRAVRDGAVRAILEKIKSRTHVDELLSILAMLSTNQKAIEDMGELGAVPCLLSILRETSCGRNKENCIAILHTICFSDRSKWKEIRDEENVFGTISQLAQNGTSRAKRKAGGILGKLNRAVSLTHTA, from the exons ATGGCGAAAAGTGGTGTGTTTGAGAGAGATCCGACGACGGTGGCGAAGGCAATGGAATTAAAGAAAGAGTTGCAGAAATTGGTGAAGGCGATTGTGGATGAGGATGATGTTAATTTAGAGGCGATCGATAGAGCCCGTCAAATGCTCTGTGATTTGAAGGAGCTGAAATTGAAGAAATTCGTTTATTTGAAGCTTCACTATCAACGATTCGATCATGGGGCGGTGCCGGAGGAGTTTAAGTGCCGGCTTTCGAAGGAACTCATGAGGGACCCTGTGATTATTGCCACTGGACAG ACTTATGATAGGCCATTTATTCAAAAATGGTTGAAATCTGGGAATCGGACATGCCCTGTTACTCAACAAGTACTCTCACACACTATACTTACGCCCAATCATTTGATCCGAGAAATGACAGCACAATGGTGCAAGGATCATGGGTTCAGATTGCCAGACTCTGTTCAGTATACTAATGAGGAGGTGTTGACTGAAGCTGATCGAATCCATTTCGTTTCTTTGCTGGAGAAAATGTCTTTTACAGTACCCGAACAAAAAGAAGCCGCAAAAGAGTTGCGATTGTTGACAAAACAAATGCCTTCCTTCAGGGCCCTTTTCGGTGAATCTGTTGATTTCATACCACAGTTGCTATCTCCACTTTCCAAAAGCAAGTTCCAAACCCATTTTCACTTGGAACTCCAAGAAGATTTGATCACCACGCTTTTGAATCTCTCAATTCATGACAACAACAAGAAGCTCGTTGCCGAAACGCCAGTGGTGGTTCCTCTCCTTATGGATGCATTGAGGTCTGGAACAATCGAGACGAGGAGCAATGCAGCTGCAGCCCTTTTCACATTGTCTGCCCTTGACTCGAACAAGGAGCTGATCGGTAAATCGGGTGCCTTGAAACCTCTCATCGATCTATTAAATGAAGGGTGTTCCTTAGCTATGAGAGACACCGCATCAGCCATTTTTAATCTATGCATCATTCATGAGAATAAGTTGAGAGCCGTGAGAGATGGTGCGGTACGAGCAATCTTGGAAAAGATCAAGAGTAGAACGCACGTTGATGAGTTACTCTCCATCCTCGCTATGCTATCGACCAATCAAAAAGCCATAGAGGACATGGGAGAACTCGGGGCCGTCCCATGCTTGCTCAGCATACTTAGGGAGACGTCTTGCGGTAGAAATAAGGAGAATTGCATCGCCATTCTACATACTATATGTTTTAGTGATCGTTCCAAGTGGAAAGAAATAAGGGACGAGGAGAATGTGTTCGGTACAATATCTCAGCTTGCTCAAAATGGAACTTCGAGGGCGAAAAGAAAAGCTGGTGGCATACTCGGGAAACTTAATAGGGCCGTCAGTCTTACCCATACGGCATGA
- the LOC140957547 gene encoding U-box domain-containing protein 9-like isoform X2, giving the protein MTAQWCKDHGFRLPDSVQYTNEEVLTEADRIHFVSLLEKMSFTVPEQKEAAKELRLLTKQMPSFRALFGESVDFIPQLLSPLSKSKFQTHFHLELQEDLITTLLNLSIHDNNKKLVAETPVVVPLLMDALRSGTIETRSNAAAALFTLSALDSNKELIGKSGALKPLIDLLNEGCSLAMRDTASAIFNLCIIHENKLRAVRDGAVRAILEKIKSRTHVDELLSILAMLSTNQKAIEDMGELGAVPCLLSILRETSCGRNKENCIAILHTICFSDRSKWKEIRDEENVFGTISQLAQNGTSRAKRKAGGILGKLNRAVSLTHTA; this is encoded by the coding sequence ATGACAGCACAATGGTGCAAGGATCATGGGTTCAGATTGCCAGACTCTGTTCAGTATACTAATGAGGAGGTGTTGACTGAAGCTGATCGAATCCATTTCGTTTCTTTGCTGGAGAAAATGTCTTTTACAGTACCCGAACAAAAAGAAGCCGCAAAAGAGTTGCGATTGTTGACAAAACAAATGCCTTCCTTCAGGGCCCTTTTCGGTGAATCTGTTGATTTCATACCACAGTTGCTATCTCCACTTTCCAAAAGCAAGTTCCAAACCCATTTTCACTTGGAACTCCAAGAAGATTTGATCACCACGCTTTTGAATCTCTCAATTCATGACAACAACAAGAAGCTCGTTGCCGAAACGCCAGTGGTGGTTCCTCTCCTTATGGATGCATTGAGGTCTGGAACAATCGAGACGAGGAGCAATGCAGCTGCAGCCCTTTTCACATTGTCTGCCCTTGACTCGAACAAGGAGCTGATCGGTAAATCGGGTGCCTTGAAACCTCTCATCGATCTATTAAATGAAGGGTGTTCCTTAGCTATGAGAGACACCGCATCAGCCATTTTTAATCTATGCATCATTCATGAGAATAAGTTGAGAGCCGTGAGAGATGGTGCGGTACGAGCAATCTTGGAAAAGATCAAGAGTAGAACGCACGTTGATGAGTTACTCTCCATCCTCGCTATGCTATCGACCAATCAAAAAGCCATAGAGGACATGGGAGAACTCGGGGCCGTCCCATGCTTGCTCAGCATACTTAGGGAGACGTCTTGCGGTAGAAATAAGGAGAATTGCATCGCCATTCTACATACTATATGTTTTAGTGATCGTTCCAAGTGGAAAGAAATAAGGGACGAGGAGAATGTGTTCGGTACAATATCTCAGCTTGCTCAAAATGGAACTTCGAGGGCGAAAAGAAAAGCTGGTGGCATACTCGGGAAACTTAATAGGGCCGTCAGTCTTACCCATACGGCATGA
- the LOC140957316 gene encoding E3 ubiquitin-protein ligase CHIP-like, with amino-acid sequence MSSLAAKQAEILRQDGNACFKKDRFAAAIDAYTEAITLCPNVPVYWTNRALCHLKRNNWTRVEEDCRQAIQLDHHSVKGQYMLGLALLQKKEYAEGVKELEKALDLGRGANPNGYMVEEIWQELATAKYLTWEHESTERSWKLRNLREACVAALKQKQFLDASDTEGFVDENAKSNLEQLKALGSIFDKAAEDDTPAEVPDYLCCKITLDIFRDPVITPCGITYERAVILEHLLKVGKFDPITREPLYASQLVPNLAIKEAVRAYLEKHGWAYKTD; translated from the exons ATGTCATCGTTGGCGGCGAAACAGGCGGAGATACTCCGGCAAGACGGCAACGCGTGCTTCAAAAAAGATAGATTCGCCGCTGCCATTGATGCGTATACTGAg GCTATAACGTTGTGTCCTAACGTTCCGGTATATTGGACGAACCGGGCTTTGTGCCATCTCAAGAGAAA CAACTGGACGAGAGTGGAGGAGGATTGTAGGCAAGCCATTCAGCTTGATCATCATTCTGTTAAG GGTCAATATATGCTCGGTCTTGCATTGCTACAAAAGAAAGAATATGCAGAAGGTGTCAAGGAATTGGAGAAG GCGTTGGACCTTGGTAGGGGTGCAAACCCGAATGGCTACATGGTAGAGGAGATATGGCAGGAGCTTGCAACAGCAAAGTACCTGACATGGGAACATGAATCTACCGAGCGTTCTTGGAAACTTCGAAACTTAAG AGAAGCATGTGTGGCAGCTCTGAAGCAGAAACAGTTCCTTGATGCTTCTGATACGGAAGGTTTTGTGGATGAAAATGCCAAGTCTAATCTAGAACAACTCAAAGCTCTAGGCAGCATATTTGACAAAGCTGCTGAAGACGACACTCCAGCTGAG GTGCCAGATTATCTTTGTTGTAAAATTACTTTGGACATATTCCGTGATCCTGTGATTACTCCATGCGGGATCACATATGAGAGAGCAGTGATCCTTGAACATCTGCTGAAG GTGGGAAAATTCGACCCCATCACCCGGGAACCACTTTATGCTTCTCAGCTTGTTCCAAATTTGGCCATAAAAGAAGCTGTAAGAGCATATCTGGAGAAGCATGGGTGGGCTTATAAGACGGATTAa